CCGTTGCTTAAAACGGCACATCGTCCTCAGGCTCTTTTAAGGTGGCTTTTTTGCTTTCTCCCTGTACCGCATTGTGTCCAGTTTGAACCGCCTGCGCATTTTGAACTCCCTGCGCTCCTTCAGGCTTCTTCCCGCCCCCGTGCAGTTTGATATTCGAGGTATTGAAGTTCAGCCCCGCGCGAGGTTCCCCGTCATTCCCTTTCCACGCCCTTGCGCTTACCATACCAGTGAGTTCCACCACCGTGCCTTTGGTCAGCCACTGGGCAACCCTCGGGCTTATCCAGTAGGCGCACTCGAAAAAGGTGGTCTGCTCTACCCTGTCGCCTTTTTTGTTTTTGTAGCTCTCGTTGATGGCTACCGAAAAATTTACTACCTGTCTCCTGTCTGACAATGTGCTTACTTTCGCATCTTTTGTCACTCTTCCTGTAATGTTCATGATTCCTGATTTTTAAATATTTATTTACTTTTATTTACTCTACTACTTTAGTTCTATAGTTCCTCGTACCCCTTGTATCTTTTTACATTCCTCAAACCCAAAAAACCAAACTCCAAAAGTCCAACACCACACTGCAACCCACCGCCTTAATACTTTTCATCTTCCCGCCACACCGCCTTTCTATCGCCCCCCTGTTTACTTTCTTTTCCCGCCCCGCATTTTTACTTTTGACTTTTTATTTTTTTTTGAAATTTTATTCGGCAATGAGAGCAGGCGCTGTTTTGTTTCATCATGGCGTTTTCAATATTTCAATTCTCATTTCTGACATTTTTTTTTATTCGTCTAAAGAGCCGCAGTATGCTATGTTTTGTTTCATGAGCATAAAAAGGTAAGTGTCCGGCAAAAGCAAGGCTCCGGCAAAAATACAACCCGCAAGGGTGGAGATTTTTTGCCAGGACCTGAAAGGCCACGGCCTTGCTTTTGCTCAAGGACACGGACTACCTTTGCTCCTGAAATAAAACAAAAGCATACAGGCTATTTGATAAAAAGCAAAAGGGAAGCAATTGGGATACTAGGGATAAAGAGCAGCCAGGAAGAAAAGCAGTAAGCACTGGGGTGAATTCGAAAAACAGTCCTGTGAAACCGGTTACTGTTGCAGAAACCACAAGCCGGAATTAACTACTGAAAGTACAGCCGCACAGCTAAAAAGATTTGGTATTTATTCTTATATTCGCTTAAAAATCTTACTAATACACAAACCAGCTAAAAGTCATATTGACCCCATTTTATGGTTGGTATAATTTAATAAGCAGTGATTGTATAAAGACAAATAACAAATACTAAACGATGAGCGATTTATTCAGAAAATATTATTTAAGTGATTTTGTAAATGATTACAGAAAATCGCTTTTCGAACGTATTGACAAATTGGAAATAACTGATAATACGAATATTTCCGAGCTTGCTGAAAGCCTAAAATCTGAATTCACAATTTATCCAATTGTTCTGGGGCCAGCTGCACCTTCACAGCCAAAAGAAACAACCAAACAAATGTACAATCCCTGGGGACAATTGATTAACCAGGGTGTTCTTGAGATTATTGTCACAATTCCATTTGAGGGAAACCATAAGCTATTTTACTGCATGCCTTCGCGATCCACGATTGTTTATCTTGAGGATAATGTTGTCATTGGCAATACTAATATCAAGGCAACAATCACGCTGACTCAGTTTGACGAGAACGCTTATTTTTCAGAAGTAAACGAAATTATCAGCACTGTAAGCACAAACTTACCCGCAATACACGACGAAATTAAACCTTGGAATGACAGACTTGAAAATTTAATTCAGCAAGCCTTAGAAAGCAGAAAAGGAGTTGTGTCAAAGAAGTTTGATTTTATGGAAAAAATTGGATTGAAAGTTAATCCAAAATCTACGGAATATTTAGTCCCGCCAACTATAACAAAAAAAGCAATTCCAACCCCGGCAACAGAAACAAGTAAAACAGTAGCAAAAGAAAAAGTTCCAATACTTCAGGAAGAAGTTTATGCAGATATAAGGGAAGTTTTATATAATGTCGGAAAAGCAATTGAACGGAAACCTTCATTATACAAGGATAAGCATGAAGAAGATTTACGAGATGTTTTCTTGCTGTTTCTTGAAACAAGATATGAAGCTGCAACAGGAGTTGGGGAAGCATTCAATAAAAAAGGTAAGACAGACATTCTTCTAAAGTATGCAAAAGACGGAACGAATCTCTTTGTTGCTGAATGCAAGTTTTGGAAAGGACAAAAAAAATTAACTGAAGGCATTGATCAATTATTAGGTTACTTGACACATAGAGACACTAAAACAGCATTGATAATTTTTGTAGACCAAAAAGAAATGACAACTGTTGTAAGCACAATAAAAAGTGAAATTATTAAGCACGAAAATTACAGCAGACATATCAAGGACACATATGAACATTCCATTAATTACGAATTTACTTTGCCTGATGATGGGGACAAGAAAATTCAAGTTGAAGTAACGCTTTTTCACTTTCCTAAAATATAACGAATATGATAGAAAAAGTAGCCAATAACAAATATAATACTGAAGAATTAAATCTAAATAGTACAGAAGAAATTCTCGAGAAAGTTAACTATTATAGAACCCTTTTAGGCAAAACCCATGATTTATCAAATGAAGATTTTGCCAGATTACAAAATGACATTCATACTTTTTTCAATATTAAACCCGGCAGTTATCGAAAGGATCCTCCAGAAAGAATGGTTCGCATTTCAATAAATAATCAAATTTTAAAAGACTCTGAATTAAGTTATTTAACTGATATTTCTCAACTTCTTGCGCCTCCTATTGACTTATGTAATTATGGCCGTTGTAATTTACCCAAACATCAAGTACTTTACTGTGGCATTAATGAAGCAGAAGCATATTGGGAAATGAAACCAAAAAAAGGTGATGTAATTACCCTATCTCATTTCAAACTGAAAGAGGGTGCCACGGTTAATTGCAATTTAATCCAAAAAGATAAAACTATAAATCCTGTATTTGAAAATCAATTACAAGAGGTCTTCCACATCTTGGAGGATTTCTT
This portion of the Flavobacterium gelatinilyticum genome encodes:
- a CDS encoding single-stranded DNA-binding protein, with protein sequence MNITGRVTKDAKVSTLSDRRQVVNFSVAINESYKNKKGDRVEQTTFFECAYWISPRVAQWLTKGTVVELTGMVSARAWKGNDGEPRAGLNFNTSNIKLHGGGKKPEGAQGVQNAQAVQTGHNAVQGESKKATLKEPEDDVPF